A region from the Rheinheimera mangrovi genome encodes:
- a CDS encoding enoyl-CoA hydratase/isomerase family protein: MSCITLSVSGKTATLTISRAEKRNAFTQAMWQQLADYCDELEQQIKPRLLLVTAAGDQAFSAGADIQELASLIANPEQMAANTAIVQQAQLKLQRLSCATIAVINGLCVGGGMGIALCCDIRLAADHARFAITPSKLGLLYSIEDSRRLVNSLGESRAKWLLYSGQMIDAATALQWGLLHQVVSAEDLAQTAADYSNSLLKVSAVSVRGIKQTLAHLGGDPEYPEQRVRPLFAEAFEQQDFKQAAAAFINKQQVEFD, encoded by the coding sequence ATGTCATGCATAACACTGAGCGTCAGCGGCAAAACTGCCACCTTAACCATTTCGCGGGCGGAAAAACGCAACGCCTTTACTCAGGCCATGTGGCAGCAATTGGCGGACTATTGTGATGAGCTGGAGCAGCAGATCAAACCCCGGCTGCTGTTGGTGACTGCTGCTGGTGATCAAGCCTTCAGTGCTGGTGCTGATATACAGGAATTGGCCAGCTTGATCGCTAATCCAGAGCAGATGGCGGCCAATACCGCCATAGTGCAGCAGGCGCAGCTTAAGCTGCAGCGCTTGTCCTGCGCCACTATTGCGGTGATCAATGGCCTTTGTGTTGGCGGCGGTATGGGCATAGCACTGTGTTGTGATATCCGGCTGGCCGCTGATCATGCCCGTTTTGCTATTACGCCATCCAAACTGGGCTTGTTGTACAGCATTGAAGACAGCCGCCGTTTGGTCAACAGCTTAGGCGAATCCCGAGCCAAGTGGTTACTGTACAGCGGCCAGATGATCGATGCCGCCACCGCCTTGCAATGGGGCTTGCTGCATCAGGTGGTCAGTGCTGAGGATTTAGCCCAAACAGCAGCTGACTATAGCAACAGTCTGCTGAAGGTCAGTGCCGTGTCGGTGCGTGGGATCAAACAAACTCTGGCTCATCTGGGCGGCGACCCGGAGTACCCTGAGCAGCGGGTACGACCTTTGTTTGCTGAAGCCTTTGAGCAACA
- a CDS encoding 3-isopropylmalate dehydratase large subunit yields MTETLYRPQTLAQKIIARASQKDYVSPGELVTCQVDLVLMHDSSGPRRVKSRLEELGAKVFDPSKVVLVSDHFVPATDPESAEILALTRRWANEQQIGHFYDMQGICHVMLPQQGHLQPGMFLVGGDSHSPTGGAFGTFMVGIGATEMTGVLATGEIWIKVPETVRINWSGQLQPGCSAKDIMLFLCARLGMNNNYKVMEFGGETVAAMSMYERMVLCNMSAELGGKTGIIEADDTTLNWIRNTGKTPAEDALQWRTDSQAQYHSVHHFNACELAPQIAAPHSPENTKAVTEYDKVPIHQAYIGACTGAKLSDLHMAASILKGRKVATGTRLLIAPASLKTTEAAAKDGTLATLTEAGAILLPTGCGACAGMGAGAIANGENCLSSTSRNFKGRMGSPNSNVYLGSPYSVAAAAVTGVISDPRELLMETVL; encoded by the coding sequence ATGACAGAAACGCTTTACAGACCACAAACTCTGGCACAGAAGATTATTGCCCGCGCCAGCCAGAAAGATTATGTCAGCCCTGGCGAATTGGTTACCTGCCAGGTGGATTTAGTGCTGATGCACGATTCCAGCGGGCCACGACGGGTAAAAAGCCGTCTCGAAGAATTAGGCGCTAAGGTGTTTGATCCCAGCAAAGTGGTGTTAGTCAGCGACCATTTTGTGCCAGCCACTGATCCGGAAAGTGCAGAAATTCTGGCCTTAACCAGACGCTGGGCCAACGAGCAGCAGATAGGTCATTTTTATGATATGCAGGGCATTTGCCATGTCATGTTGCCGCAACAAGGCCATTTACAGCCAGGCATGTTTTTAGTGGGCGGCGACTCACATTCTCCGACCGGCGGTGCTTTTGGCACTTTTATGGTCGGCATAGGTGCCACCGAAATGACTGGGGTACTAGCGACAGGTGAGATTTGGATCAAAGTACCGGAAACAGTGCGAATTAACTGGAGCGGCCAATTGCAGCCCGGCTGCAGTGCCAAAGACATTATGCTGTTTTTATGTGCCAGACTAGGCATGAATAATAACTACAAAGTGATGGAATTTGGCGGCGAAACCGTAGCGGCCATGTCGATGTATGAACGTATGGTGCTGTGCAATATGTCGGCGGAGCTGGGCGGTAAAACCGGTATTATTGAAGCCGACGACACCACCCTGAACTGGATCCGCAACACAGGTAAAACTCCGGCAGAAGATGCCTTGCAATGGCGTACCGACAGCCAGGCCCAGTACCACAGCGTGCATCATTTTAACGCCTGTGAACTGGCGCCACAGATTGCCGCGCCTCATAGTCCGGAAAACACCAAAGCTGTCACCGAATACGACAAAGTACCTATCCATCAGGCCTATATAGGAGCCTGCACCGGTGCCAAACTATCCGATTTACATATGGCAGCCAGCATTCTCAAAGGCCGTAAAGTGGCTACAGGGACCCGACTGTTAATAGCCCCTGCTTCACTAAAAACCACAGAAGCCGCCGCCAAAGATGGCACACTGGCCACACTGACCGAAGCAGGCGCTATTCTGCTGCCAACCGGCTGCGGTGCCTGCGCTGGCATGGGAGCTGGCGCTATTGCCAATGGTGAAAACTGCCTGTCGTCTACCTCGCGTAATTTTAAAGGCCGTATGGGTTCCCCTAATTCCAATGTCTATCTGGGTTCTCCTTACAGCGTGGCCGCCGCAGCGGTCACAGGAGTGATCAGCGATCCTCGTGAACTTCTGATGGAGACAGTCCTATGA
- a CDS encoding LeuD/DmdB family oxidoreductase small subunit produces the protein MNSLISGKAWVFGDNIDTDLLAPGAYMKGSIAELAAHCLEAVDPHFASGVKPGDIMIAGEAFGIGSSREQAAQALVELGVAAIVAKSFARIFYRNALNLGLPVLFCPALADVAPGDHISVDLKQGLVTNHSRQQQFSCEAIPPQLMEILAAGGLMPHLKQRFAKKAE, from the coding sequence ATGAATAGCTTAATCAGCGGCAAAGCCTGGGTGTTTGGCGACAACATCGATACCGACCTGTTAGCACCAGGTGCCTATATGAAAGGCAGTATTGCCGAGCTGGCGGCTCACTGTTTAGAAGCAGTGGATCCGCACTTTGCCAGTGGGGTCAAGCCAGGCGACATTATGATCGCCGGAGAGGCCTTTGGTATTGGCTCGTCCCGCGAGCAAGCCGCTCAGGCTTTGGTTGAACTGGGTGTTGCCGCCATAGTGGCTAAATCCTTCGCCCGTATTTTTTATCGCAATGCGCTGAATCTGGGGTTGCCTGTACTGTTTTGCCCGGCACTTGCTGACGTGGCGCCAGGCGATCACATTAGTGTCGATCTGAAACAAGGCCTGGTGACCAACCACAGCCGGCAACAGCAATTTAGCTGTGAGGCCATTCCGCCTCAATTGATGGAGATCCTGGCCGCAGGTGGCCTGATGCCGCATCTCAAACAGCGTTTTGCCAAAAAAGCAGAATAG
- a CDS encoding c-type cytochrome, whose product MKTNSVCALLMCMLISSCSEQPPMASDTADPKQQLLRQGQSRAVSCASCHGQQGVSAIAAYPSLAGRSQAELKAALLAYRGGEKTNALMSAQASALSDADIELLSAYFAALPAAKN is encoded by the coding sequence ATGAAAACAAACTCTGTGTGTGCTTTGCTGATGTGTATGCTGATCAGCAGTTGTTCCGAGCAGCCGCCTATGGCTTCAGACACTGCCGATCCGAAGCAGCAACTACTGCGCCAGGGCCAAAGCCGCGCTGTCAGTTGTGCCTCTTGTCATGGCCAGCAGGGAGTGTCGGCAATAGCGGCTTATCCTTCGTTGGCAGGACGTAGTCAGGCCGAATTAAAAGCGGCTTTGCTGGCCTATCGCGGTGGTGAAAAAACCAATGCACTGATGTCAGCTCAGGCCAGCGCACTGTCTGATGCCGATATTGAATTGCTGTCAGCTTATTTTGCCGCTTTACCAGCTGCTAAAAATTAA
- a CDS encoding GntR family transcriptional regulator: MAKYRALAQQLTEDILSGLFPLGAVLPTERELCLRWQISRHTAREALRSVERVGLVSRRQGSGTVVVRTSLPERINQFVSSVQDVLQFGQQTRFRLEQCELIQADTGLAELLGTTEGTACVYLGGVRTDPYSNAAICYTQIYRIDQQDATTEALKNSSTAVQTMVNILQASRIGKVEQQLSASLMDKSYAKALRVEENSAAMRISRRYFDKNQQLILVAQSVYPAHRYSYSHVLLPQ; encoded by the coding sequence ATGGCAAAGTACCGTGCTTTGGCACAACAACTGACAGAAGACATCCTGTCCGGCCTGTTTCCACTGGGCGCTGTGCTGCCGACTGAACGTGAACTTTGCCTGCGCTGGCAGATCAGCCGGCATACAGCGCGTGAAGCACTGCGTAGTGTCGAGCGGGTTGGTTTAGTCAGCAGGCGACAGGGCTCAGGTACCGTGGTGGTGCGCACCAGTCTGCCGGAGCGCATTAATCAGTTTGTTAGCTCAGTGCAGGATGTGCTGCAGTTTGGTCAGCAAACCCGGTTCAGGCTGGAGCAGTGTGAGTTGATCCAGGCCGACACTGGTCTGGCTGAATTATTGGGTACTACAGAAGGCACGGCTTGTGTGTATTTAGGTGGCGTCAGAACTGATCCGTACAGCAATGCCGCCATTTGTTATACCCAGATTTACCGTATTGACCAGCAGGATGCCACCACCGAAGCGCTGAAAAACAGCAGCACAGCGGTGCAAACTATGGTGAATATTTTACAGGCCAGCCGCATAGGTAAAGTGGAACAGCAGTTGTCCGCCAGCCTGATGGACAAAAGCTACGCCAAAGCGCTGCGGGTTGAAGAAAATTCGGCAGCCATGCGAATAAGCCGCCGTTATTTTGATAAAAACCAGCAACTTATTCTGGTTGCTCAAAGCGTTTACCCGGCACATCGCTATAGCTACAGCCATGTGCTGTTACCGCAATAA
- a CDS encoding acyl-CoA dehydrogenase, with translation MSNGVLSNWDDILLLNDQLSEEERLIRDMAHDFCQLELMPGILKANREEHFDPDVMRRFGDVGLLGATIEGYGCSGVNYVSYGLVAREVERVDSGYRSAMSVQSSLVMHPIYKFGSEAQREKYLPKLAKGEWIGCFGLTEPDSGSDPASMKTRAKKVPGGYRLTGSKMWITNSPIADVFVVWAKNEAEDNAICGFVLEKGMAGLSAPKIEGKLSLRASITGEIVMDNVFVPDENMFPEVRGLRGPFSCLNMARYGISWGALGAAEFCWHAARQYGLDRKQFNRPLAQTQLFQTKLANMQTEISLGLQGSLRVGRIIDTGRWDPTMISLVKRNNCGKSLDIARMARDMHGGNGIADEFHVIRHMINLETVNTYEGTYDVHGLILGRAQTGLQAFF, from the coding sequence GTGAGTAATGGCGTATTAAGTAACTGGGACGATATTCTGCTGTTAAATGATCAGCTGTCGGAAGAAGAGCGGCTGATCCGGGATATGGCTCACGACTTTTGTCAGCTAGAGCTGATGCCTGGCATTCTGAAGGCCAATCGCGAAGAACATTTTGACCCTGACGTAATGCGCCGTTTTGGTGACGTTGGCTTACTGGGCGCCACCATTGAAGGCTATGGCTGCTCGGGCGTTAACTATGTCAGTTATGGTTTAGTGGCGCGCGAAGTTGAACGAGTAGACAGTGGTTATCGCAGTGCAATGAGCGTGCAGTCCTCCTTAGTGATGCATCCTATTTATAAATTTGGTAGCGAAGCGCAGCGGGAAAAGTATTTACCAAAACTGGCCAAAGGCGAGTGGATTGGTTGTTTTGGTTTAACTGAGCCTGATTCAGGTTCGGATCCGGCCAGTATGAAAACCAGAGCGAAAAAAGTACCTGGTGGCTATCGCCTGACCGGCAGCAAAATGTGGATCACCAATTCGCCGATCGCCGATGTGTTTGTGGTCTGGGCAAAAAATGAAGCCGAAGACAACGCCATTTGCGGTTTTGTGCTGGAAAAAGGCATGGCGGGTTTATCAGCACCAAAAATTGAGGGCAAGTTGTCGCTGCGCGCCTCTATTACAGGTGAAATCGTCATGGACAATGTATTTGTGCCGGACGAGAACATGTTCCCAGAAGTTCGAGGCTTAAGAGGGCCATTCAGTTGCCTGAATATGGCGCGTTACGGTATTTCCTGGGGCGCTTTGGGGGCGGCGGAATTTTGCTGGCATGCAGCACGGCAATATGGCCTGGATCGCAAGCAGTTTAACCGGCCTTTGGCGCAAACTCAGTTGTTCCAGACCAAGCTGGCGAATATGCAAACCGAAATCAGTCTGGGCTTGCAAGGCTCGTTAAGGGTTGGCCGCATTATTGATACGGGGCGCTGGGATCCCACCATGATTTCACTGGTCAAACGCAACAACTGTGGTAAGTCGCTTGATATAGCCCGTATGGCGCGTGACATGCACGGTGGCAATGGCATAGCGGATGAATTCCACGTGATCCGTCATATGATCAACCTGGAAACCGTCAATACCTACGAAGGAACCTACGACGTGCACGGGCTGATTTTAGGCCGGGCGCAAACCGGATTGCAGGCGTTTTTCTAA
- a CDS encoding isochorismatase family protein translates to METTTKTAKEIYAEVKNNPTRKLFGFGKKAVLVNIDPQKAYTAVGQFNSAYETDPQQLHYVNQLAAQFRRLNWPVVWTYVAYMQSGEDAGVWGTRTNTPDSLQNIKFGSERASFDERLQIDPQRDVIYCKKMPSAFFETQLQSLLVWHQVDTVILTGGSTSGCIRATAVDSLSRGYRTIVPEQCVADKHESYHYANLTDLALKYADVLDVSTVLDWVRQQG, encoded by the coding sequence ATGGAAACCACAACAAAAACTGCAAAAGAAATTTATGCGGAGGTGAAAAACAATCCGACCCGTAAATTGTTTGGTTTTGGCAAAAAAGCTGTGCTGGTGAATATCGATCCGCAAAAGGCCTATACCGCAGTCGGGCAATTTAACAGCGCTTATGAAACCGACCCACAGCAGCTGCATTATGTCAATCAACTCGCTGCCCAGTTCCGCCGCCTGAACTGGCCTGTGGTCTGGACTTATGTTGCCTATATGCAGTCAGGCGAAGATGCCGGCGTCTGGGGCACCCGCACTAATACACCGGACTCCTTGCAAAATATTAAGTTTGGTTCTGAACGCGCCAGTTTTGATGAGCGACTGCAGATCGATCCGCAACGCGATGTGATTTACTGCAAAAAAATGCCCTCAGCTTTTTTTGAAACTCAATTGCAATCCCTGCTGGTATGGCATCAGGTCGACACTGTGATCCTGACGGGTGGTTCTACCTCAGGTTGTATCCGCGCCACAGCGGTGGACTCGCTGTCACGCGGCTACCGCACCATAGTGCCGGAGCAATGTGTCGCCGATAAACATGAAAGTTACCACTACGCCAATCTGACCGATCTGGCGTTGA